Proteins encoded within one genomic window of Cellulomonas flavigena DSM 20109:
- a CDS encoding DUF3375 domain-containing protein produces the protein MITRVEGAYLGAVRAFRNPMLDLLHKRHAPLVVALLSLVFTSERPTVPVADAHTEVGDALEQLRAAGHGDDLPVGGPRDLCRQWADAGWLVRQVVEDDVEVYRLSAHAVGALEVAGRAGGARARVSQSRVRTLLEAVERLALDADPDVMVRIARLDTEVKRLQAEIARLERTGVVEEVDDEELLEEAENVLHLVRELPADFARVAESIKAMQRDVVTALRQDQRPTGDVLREYLRRGEQVMDATPEGRAFAGALRLLGDPQRLDELATQLDTVLRHRFSARLPAAQRTELREVVRRIEQGLDQVFAAQREASYVITGQVRHHDPLRDRQVDDLLRDVMTGLQTWLPDSRRGQAVAPLRRLPVAGVEHLRQTPGDLRPPRAPDALVEWDDDADVTDGDARAWGGPHYADLEMHLRELGADSPAVDLAAAFRSAPEHLRRPVDLLGLLEIAHQRGMTESDELAFVDAVRPDGSRRRFAFGAATTRTKDGSDD, from the coding sequence ATGATCACTCGAGTCGAAGGGGCGTACCTGGGCGCGGTCCGGGCGTTCCGCAACCCCATGCTCGACCTGCTGCACAAGCGGCACGCCCCGCTCGTGGTCGCGCTGCTGTCGCTCGTGTTCACGTCCGAGCGACCCACCGTGCCGGTCGCGGACGCGCACACGGAGGTCGGCGACGCGCTCGAGCAGCTCCGCGCCGCAGGTCACGGGGACGATCTGCCCGTCGGCGGCCCGCGTGACCTGTGCCGGCAGTGGGCGGACGCCGGGTGGCTCGTGCGCCAGGTCGTCGAGGACGACGTCGAGGTGTACCGCCTGTCGGCGCACGCCGTCGGCGCGCTCGAGGTCGCCGGACGCGCCGGCGGCGCGCGCGCCCGGGTGTCGCAGTCGCGCGTGCGCACGCTGCTGGAGGCCGTCGAGCGGCTCGCGCTCGACGCCGACCCCGACGTCATGGTGCGCATCGCACGCCTCGACACCGAGGTGAAGCGGCTGCAGGCGGAGATCGCGCGGCTCGAGCGCACCGGGGTGGTCGAGGAGGTCGACGACGAGGAGCTGCTCGAGGAGGCGGAGAACGTCCTGCACCTCGTGCGCGAGCTGCCCGCCGACTTCGCACGCGTCGCCGAGTCGATCAAGGCCATGCAGCGCGACGTGGTCACGGCGCTGCGGCAGGACCAGCGGCCGACCGGGGACGTGCTGCGCGAGTACCTGCGCCGTGGCGAGCAGGTCATGGACGCCACGCCGGAGGGCCGCGCGTTCGCCGGTGCGCTGCGTCTGCTGGGCGACCCCCAGCGCCTCGACGAGCTCGCCACCCAGCTCGACACCGTGCTGCGGCACCGCTTCTCCGCTCGCCTGCCCGCCGCGCAGCGCACCGAGCTGCGCGAGGTCGTCCGGCGCATCGAGCAGGGGCTCGACCAGGTGTTCGCCGCGCAGCGCGAGGCGTCGTACGTGATCACGGGCCAGGTCCGGCACCACGACCCGCTGCGCGACCGGCAGGTGGACGACCTGCTGCGCGACGTCATGACCGGCCTGCAGACGTGGCTGCCGGACTCGCGGCGCGGCCAGGCGGTCGCACCGTTGCGGCGGCTGCCCGTCGCGGGCGTCGAGCACCTGCGCCAGACACCGGGTGACCTGCGCCCGCCGCGCGCGCCGGACGCACTCGTGGAGTGGGACGACGACGCGGACGTCACCGACGGCGACGCGCGCGCCTGGGGCGGCCCGCACTACGCGGACCTGGAGATGCACCTGCGGGAGCTGGGGGCGGACTCCCCCGCGGTCGACCTGGCCGCGGCGTTCCGCAGCGCGCCGGAGCACCTGCGCCGCCCCGTGGACCTGCTGGGCCTGCTGGAGATCGCGCACCAGCGCGGCATGACGGAGAGCGACGAGCTGGCGTTCGTCGACGCGGTCCGGCCCGACGGTTCCCGCCGCCGGTTCGCGTTCGGCGCGGCGACCACGAGGACGAAGGACGGATCGGATGACTGA
- a CDS encoding DUF4194 domain-containing protein, translating to MEDDPAELFAGDTGTLDADVRRVLVRLLQRRFLLAERHPAQWRTLLAHQQLVESRLHDLFVHLVVDHERGIAYKRQVRSAELDVPVLLRDEPYTRAETLVLVHLRTVFQRERGAGETSARVDVEELEATALTYFDADDTNVAAHQREIRTAIARLAKEGVIEEESEGRYRVTPLVEVVLSNERLVELREWLRTRHEAPAPAGAGDDGTTDADAPSDDEDDETQDDDAQDGADDDEETAP from the coding sequence ATGGAGGACGACCCGGCCGAGCTGTTCGCCGGCGACACCGGCACGCTCGACGCCGACGTGCGCCGTGTGCTGGTGCGGCTGCTGCAGCGCCGCTTCCTGCTGGCCGAGCGGCACCCCGCGCAGTGGCGCACCCTGCTGGCGCACCAGCAGCTGGTCGAGTCGCGCCTGCACGACCTGTTCGTGCACCTCGTCGTCGACCACGAGCGTGGCATCGCCTACAAGCGGCAGGTGCGCTCGGCGGAGCTCGACGTGCCCGTGCTCCTGCGCGACGAGCCGTACACGCGCGCGGAGACGCTCGTGCTGGTGCACCTGCGCACGGTGTTCCAGCGCGAGCGCGGCGCCGGGGAGACCTCCGCGCGCGTCGACGTCGAGGAGCTCGAGGCCACCGCCCTGACGTACTTCGACGCCGACGACACGAACGTCGCGGCGCACCAGCGGGAGATCCGCACCGCGATCGCGCGTCTCGCCAAGGAGGGTGTGATCGAGGAGGAGTCCGAGGGCCGGTACCGCGTGACGCCGCTGGTGGAGGTGGTGCTGAGCAACGAGCGGCTCGTCGAGCTGCGCGAGTGGCTGCGCACCCGGCACGAGGCGCCGGCGCCCGCGGGCGCGGGTGACGACGGCACCACGGACGCGGACGCCCCGTCCGACGACGAGGACGACGAGACGCAGGACGACGACGCGCAGGACGGCGCGGACGACGACGAGGAGACGGCACCATGA
- a CDS encoding ATP-binding protein, with protein MTMVDSLFGLIPAASTGQQWVALDLQLVNWGGYDGHHRVRLASTATLLSGGSGSGKSTLMDAYIALLMPHTTPFNGASNGGVVGRPRGKDQRNILSYARGKLDESRTEEGTRQRVLRGDGKDTWSAIAMTWADQSGTRFTAVRAWYVPSAARTLEDVTAVRATCDGPFDLRDLEPAAGQRLARPAVTAAGLGCFDTDREFTARLHSTLGIGAAGDGGKAVALLGRIQAGQQITTVDALYKAMVLEEPDTLTTADAVVEQFDKLSGTREQMITARQQVKALEPIREHRAAIEQAAARLRVVDAVGGFDDGTSPAALWRHERRLGLLRAVESDLRTRHREAQRVAAETSARAAAARAERDGVKQTLWASGGDRLATAQRELHGVAARVEEVARARARLDEVLTSTLGTSVTSLDEFTDLVGRARHALADSDAKGAARQALFDAMSERKEAAADLAVLRRDHADAKHRHDNIPGDLHATRAALAEAAGLTPQDLPFVAELVEVRTEHEPWREAFNLALGGFATLMLIDVAHLQAFRRAIDSVRTGRRIRFEGVPAGLRDDIGLDGRTLPGRLDYRQSPFTGWLKIELSTRFAYVCVDTPGELAQHEKALTRGGQLSEGRRGAHGGQGARNVLGFTNTRRLTDLNRRLEAAEERLRDAEARVGEAEAAWDRHDATLRAYATVVELTWDQVDVAGVEAERDRWRRVVDEVTSGNPDVVRLQERAVELDVLIQDLTEQLGRTKGAATELGEQWSQVTDQVDVAQGALDAAQDAGTVLDDEQRAYLERVLGGTDEDLPRVDDRTDPAAALAAFDGVVARAADLLNADRTAAQQTVGASREALRRAFETFVERWPDPNLGTDPDASYGDYERILTELETQGLHELEAEWRASLLRLSGNDLADLHSALSRSVREIKERIRPVNDILADLPFADDDHRLRIDARDTQSTVVARFRKELRDLREVLSTEATDAERERRYHRMAKVIDRIRRTAPDFADLVDVRRHVRLSAEKVDLEGNHVALYDHIGEKSGGESQELVAFIVGAALRYQLGDAGASRPRYAPVFLDEALIKADARFTGRAIGAWRGLGFQLVIGAPNDKFSALEPHVDLKYVVLKDTAGRSRTKAVAGVAADAGA; from the coding sequence ATGACGATGGTCGACTCGCTGTTCGGGCTCATCCCGGCGGCGTCGACGGGCCAGCAGTGGGTGGCCCTCGACCTGCAGCTCGTCAACTGGGGCGGCTACGACGGGCACCATCGCGTGCGCCTGGCGTCGACCGCGACGCTGCTGTCGGGCGGGTCGGGCTCCGGCAAGTCCACGCTCATGGACGCGTACATCGCCCTGCTCATGCCGCACACGACGCCGTTCAACGGCGCGTCCAACGGTGGCGTGGTCGGGCGCCCGCGTGGCAAGGACCAGCGCAACATCCTGTCGTACGCGCGCGGCAAGCTCGACGAGTCGCGCACCGAGGAGGGCACGCGCCAGCGCGTGCTGCGCGGCGACGGCAAGGACACGTGGTCGGCGATCGCGATGACGTGGGCGGACCAGTCGGGCACGCGCTTCACCGCGGTGCGCGCCTGGTACGTGCCGTCGGCCGCGCGGACGCTGGAGGACGTCACGGCGGTGCGCGCGACGTGCGACGGGCCGTTCGACCTGCGGGACCTCGAACCCGCCGCCGGCCAGCGCCTCGCCAGACCCGCCGTCACGGCCGCCGGGCTGGGCTGCTTCGACACCGACCGCGAGTTCACCGCGCGGTTGCACTCGACGCTCGGCATCGGCGCCGCCGGCGACGGCGGCAAGGCCGTCGCGCTGCTGGGCCGGATCCAGGCCGGGCAGCAGATCACGACCGTCGACGCGCTGTACAAGGCGATGGTGCTCGAGGAGCCGGACACGCTCACCACGGCGGACGCGGTGGTGGAGCAGTTCGACAAGCTCTCGGGCACGCGCGAGCAGATGATCACCGCGCGCCAGCAGGTCAAGGCGCTCGAGCCGATCCGCGAGCACCGCGCCGCGATCGAGCAGGCCGCGGCCCGGCTGCGCGTCGTCGACGCCGTCGGCGGGTTCGACGACGGCACGTCGCCGGCCGCGCTGTGGCGCCACGAGCGCCGGCTCGGCCTGCTGCGGGCGGTCGAGTCCGACCTGCGGACGCGCCACCGCGAGGCGCAGCGCGTCGCGGCGGAGACGTCCGCCCGTGCGGCTGCGGCCCGGGCCGAGCGTGACGGCGTCAAGCAGACGCTGTGGGCCTCCGGCGGCGACCGCCTCGCGACCGCGCAGCGCGAGCTGCACGGCGTGGCTGCGCGCGTCGAGGAGGTCGCCCGCGCGCGGGCCCGGCTCGACGAGGTGCTGACCTCCACGCTCGGCACGTCCGTGACGTCGCTCGACGAGTTCACGGACCTCGTCGGCCGCGCGCGCCACGCCTTGGCGGACAGCGACGCGAAGGGCGCCGCGCGCCAGGCGCTGTTCGACGCGATGTCGGAGCGCAAGGAGGCCGCCGCGGACCTCGCGGTGCTGCGCCGCGACCACGCGGACGCCAAGCACCGGCACGACAACATCCCGGGCGACCTGCACGCCACGCGCGCCGCACTGGCCGAGGCCGCTGGCCTGACGCCCCAGGACCTGCCGTTCGTGGCCGAGCTCGTCGAGGTCCGCACCGAGCACGAGCCGTGGCGCGAGGCGTTCAACCTCGCGCTCGGCGGCTTCGCGACCCTAATGCTCATCGACGTGGCGCACCTCCAGGCGTTCCGCCGGGCGATCGACAGCGTGCGCACGGGCCGGCGCATCCGGTTCGAGGGCGTGCCGGCCGGCCTGCGCGACGACATCGGCCTGGACGGGCGCACGCTCCCGGGGCGGCTGGACTACCGGCAGTCGCCGTTCACCGGCTGGTTGAAGATCGAGCTGTCGACGCGGTTCGCGTACGTCTGCGTCGACACGCCCGGTGAGCTCGCGCAGCACGAGAAGGCGCTGACCCGCGGTGGTCAGCTCTCCGAGGGCCGGCGCGGCGCGCACGGCGGGCAGGGCGCGCGCAACGTCCTGGGCTTCACCAACACGCGTCGGCTGACCGACCTCAACCGCCGGCTCGAGGCCGCCGAGGAGCGGCTGCGGGACGCCGAGGCGCGCGTCGGCGAGGCCGAGGCCGCATGGGACCGGCACGACGCGACGCTGCGCGCGTACGCCACGGTCGTCGAGCTCACGTGGGACCAGGTCGACGTCGCGGGCGTCGAGGCCGAGCGCGACCGCTGGCGGCGCGTCGTCGACGAGGTGACGTCCGGGAACCCCGACGTCGTGCGCCTGCAGGAGCGGGCCGTCGAGCTCGACGTGCTCATCCAGGACCTCACCGAGCAGCTGGGCCGCACCAAGGGCGCGGCCACGGAGCTGGGCGAGCAGTGGTCGCAGGTCACCGACCAGGTCGACGTCGCGCAGGGCGCTCTCGACGCCGCGCAGGACGCGGGCACGGTGCTGGACGACGAGCAGCGGGCCTACCTCGAGCGCGTGCTCGGCGGCACGGACGAGGATCTGCCACGTGTCGACGACCGCACCGACCCGGCCGCCGCGCTCGCGGCGTTCGACGGTGTCGTCGCGCGCGCCGCGGACCTCCTGAACGCCGACCGCACCGCCGCGCAGCAGACCGTCGGTGCGTCGCGCGAGGCGCTGCGGCGCGCGTTCGAGACGTTCGTCGAGCGCTGGCCCGACCCGAACCTCGGCACCGACCCCGACGCCTCGTACGGCGACTACGAGCGGATCCTCACCGAGCTCGAGACGCAGGGTCTGCACGAGCTCGAGGCCGAGTGGCGCGCGAGCCTGCTGCGCCTGTCGGGCAACGACCTGGCGGACCTGCACAGCGCCCTGTCGCGGTCGGTCCGCGAGATCAAGGAGCGCATCCGGCCGGTCAACGACATCCTCGCGGACCTGCCGTTCGCGGACGACGACCACCGCCTGCGCATCGACGCCCGCGACACCCAGTCGACGGTCGTGGCACGGTTCCGCAAGGAGCTGCGCGACCTGCGCGAGGTGCTGTCCACCGAGGCCACGGACGCCGAGCGCGAGCGCCGGTACCACCGCATGGCGAAGGTCATCGACCGGATCCGGCGCACCGCTCCGGACTTCGCGGACCTCGTCGACGTGCGCCGTCACGTGCGGCTGTCCGCCGAGAAGGTCGACCTCGAGGGCAACCACGTCGCGCTGTACGACCACATCGGCGAGAAGTCGGGCGGTGAGTCGCAGGAGCTCGTCGCGTTCATCGTGGGCGCCGCGCTGCGCTACCAGCTGGGCGACGCCGGGGCATCACGGCCGCGGTACGCGCCGGTGTTCCTCGACGAGGCGCTCATCAAGGCCGACGCGCGGTTCACCGGGCGGGCCATCGGGGCGTGGCGCGGTCTGGGCTTCCAGCTCGTCATCGGTGCGCCGAACGACAAGTTCAGCGCGCTGGAGCCGCACGTGGACCTCAAGTACGTGGTGCTCAAGGACACGGCGGGCCGGTCGCGGACGAAGGCGGTCGCGGGAGTGGCGGCGGACGCCGGAGCGTAG
- a CDS encoding acyltransferase family protein, whose translation MRVFALTGASAGRLEPLDGVRGLAAAGVALFWHYQHFQPAVAPFAEKAYWLHHYGARLVDLFFVLSGVVFAYVYRDRLRDRAISLREYVVLRFSRLYPLHVITLVAVAVLQVVRLQQGQPFFVYTANDVRTFVLNVLFLQKGWVDVPYSFNAPSWSVSVEIMAYLVFFAALVAVGRRVSNVVVFALLAIVGLTLVTSPPWGPFNGLTGRVILGFFVGCLLFDLHERAARAGRSGVLGAAAATVLLVVGAIGVLVGHEAFGDPYLVYVLVIFPAVVLVSLNVAPVRWVLSLRPFVYLGVLSYSLYMLHFPVQLAIVTTQSALGLEIDFAARRAWLVYTLLCLVAAAASYHLVELPLQRRIRARASRPRATEHPPVGPTPRSDTAAPLREAPVPAGSGLPTRRE comes from the coding sequence GTGCGCGTTTTTGCCCTCACCGGAGCTTCGGCAGGTCGTCTCGAGCCCCTCGACGGGGTCCGAGGGCTGGCCGCTGCGGGCGTCGCCCTGTTCTGGCACTACCAGCACTTCCAGCCGGCCGTGGCGCCGTTCGCCGAGAAGGCCTACTGGCTGCACCACTACGGGGCTCGGCTCGTCGACCTCTTCTTCGTGCTCTCGGGCGTGGTGTTCGCCTACGTGTACCGCGACCGGCTGCGCGACCGCGCGATCTCGTTGCGCGAGTACGTCGTGCTCCGGTTCAGCCGCCTGTACCCGTTGCACGTGATCACGTTGGTCGCCGTCGCGGTGCTGCAGGTGGTGCGCCTCCAGCAGGGGCAGCCGTTCTTCGTCTACACGGCCAACGACGTGCGCACGTTCGTGCTCAACGTGCTCTTCCTCCAGAAGGGCTGGGTGGACGTGCCGTACTCGTTCAACGCCCCCAGCTGGTCCGTCAGCGTCGAGATCATGGCCTACCTCGTGTTCTTCGCGGCGCTCGTGGCGGTGGGGCGCCGCGTCTCCAACGTCGTCGTGTTCGCGCTCCTAGCGATCGTCGGGCTCACGCTCGTCACGAGCCCACCCTGGGGCCCGTTCAACGGGCTCACGGGCCGGGTGATCCTCGGCTTCTTCGTGGGCTGCCTGCTCTTCGACCTCCATGAGAGGGCGGCGAGAGCCGGGCGCTCGGGCGTGCTCGGCGCCGCAGCGGCGACGGTCCTGCTGGTCGTGGGCGCGATCGGTGTCCTCGTCGGTCACGAGGCGTTCGGCGACCCGTACCTCGTGTACGTGCTGGTGATCTTCCCGGCCGTCGTGCTCGTGTCGCTCAACGTCGCACCGGTGCGCTGGGTGCTGTCGCTGCGACCCTTCGTCTACCTCGGTGTGCTGTCCTACTCGTTGTACATGCTGCACTTCCCGGTGCAGCTCGCGATCGTGACCACGCAGTCGGCGCTCGGCCTCGAGATCGACTTCGCCGCCCGTCGCGCGTGGCTCGTCTACACGCTCCTGTGCCTGGTCGCCGCGGCGGCGTCGTACCACCTCGTGGAGCTGCCGCTCCAGCGCCGGATCCGAGCCCGCGCGAGCCGGCCGCGTGCCACCGAGCACCCGCCCGTGGGGCCGACCCCGCGTTCTGACACCGCCGCGCCCCTGCGGGAGGCACCGGTCCCGGCGGGCAGCGGGCTCCCGACACGCCGTGAGTGA
- a CDS encoding Fic family protein gives MKSFEDLDRLVGAVPFDVVTHLRTIDTGRGSEALYRDKLPALLTSLADRARVASIEASSAIEGIVVENRTRAAAIVSGDVDQLHDRSEQELAGYRSALDYLYQEQWRPLNIGLVLHLHRLLFQYGATPGGQLKQVENLVVDRLPDGTRAKRFTPVSVASTPAYLDGLITRYSAAQDAGRHHPVVLVGLFALDLLTIHPFVDGNGRITRALTNALLQEAGYDVTRYVSLETTIARSADAYYASLLSSTHRWHEATHDPWPWLRYFIGVLAGSYDQFTALTASARSGGSKQDRVRDYVLHHAPEAFQIGDVRTALPGVSDPTIRLVLAQLKAEGLIDVDGTGRGATWSIV, from the coding sequence GTGAAGTCGTTCGAGGACCTCGACCGCCTTGTCGGAGCCGTCCCGTTCGACGTCGTCACCCATCTCCGGACGATCGACACCGGCCGTGGCAGCGAAGCGCTCTACCGCGACAAGCTTCCCGCCCTCCTGACGAGTCTGGCCGACCGCGCACGTGTCGCCAGCATCGAGGCCTCATCGGCGATCGAAGGGATCGTCGTCGAGAACCGGACCCGCGCGGCCGCCATCGTGTCCGGCGACGTCGACCAGCTTCACGACCGCAGCGAACAGGAGCTCGCCGGTTACCGGTCAGCGCTCGACTACCTGTACCAGGAGCAGTGGAGGCCGCTGAACATCGGTCTCGTCCTCCACCTGCACCGCCTGCTGTTCCAGTACGGCGCGACACCCGGTGGGCAGCTGAAGCAGGTCGAGAACCTCGTCGTGGACCGACTGCCGGACGGCACCCGCGCCAAGCGATTCACACCAGTGTCGGTCGCCTCGACGCCCGCCTACCTGGACGGGCTGATCACCCGCTACTCCGCGGCGCAGGACGCCGGGCGGCACCACCCCGTCGTCCTCGTCGGGCTGTTCGCGCTCGACCTCCTGACGATCCACCCGTTCGTCGACGGCAACGGACGCATCACTCGCGCATTGACGAACGCCCTCCTGCAGGAGGCGGGCTACGACGTCACGCGGTACGTCTCGCTCGAGACCACGATCGCTCGCTCCGCGGACGCCTACTACGCGTCGCTGCTCAGTTCGACCCACAGGTGGCACGAGGCGACGCACGACCCGTGGCCGTGGCTCAGGTACTTCATCGGGGTGCTCGCGGGCTCCTACGACCAGTTCACCGCGCTGACTGCGAGCGCGCGCAGCGGGGGAAGCAAGCAGGACCGCGTCCGCGACTACGTCCTGCACCACGCGCCCGAGGCCTTCCAGATCGGAGACGTCCGTACGGCGCTGCCCGGGGTCTCCGATCCGACGATCCGTCTGGTGCTCGCGCAGCTGAAGGCCGAAGGGCTCATCGACGTCGACGGAACCGGCCGAGGCGCGACGTGGAGCATCGTCTGA
- a CDS encoding nucleotidyltransferase family protein: MIRVDVRQHRELVDLCARYGFARLEVFGSVARGEDRADSDIDVLYDLLPARHVTWEIVDAAEEMSQILGRPVDLVSRRAVHPLLRERIETEAQALYAA; the protein is encoded by the coding sequence ATGATCCGGGTCGACGTGCGGCAGCACCGTGAACTCGTCGATCTGTGCGCACGCTACGGGTTCGCCAGGCTCGAGGTCTTCGGCTCGGTCGCGCGCGGCGAGGATCGTGCGGACTCCGACATCGACGTGCTCTACGACCTGCTCCCGGCTCGGCACGTGACCTGGGAGATCGTCGACGCGGCCGAGGAGATGTCCCAGATCCTCGGTCGTCCGGTGGACCTCGTGTCCCGCAGGGCGGTGCACCCGCTGCTGCGCGAACGGATCGAGACGGAGGCCCAGGCGCTCTATGCGGCCTGA